A stretch of the Capsicum annuum cultivar UCD-10X-F1 chromosome 10, UCD10Xv1.1, whole genome shotgun sequence genome encodes the following:
- the LOC107852893 gene encoding uncharacterized protein LOC107852893 — protein MAPENQPTTGPPIFLRENYHIWAIKMKAYLKALNLWDVIERGELDVQLLTNNPTLNDTKKHDELVTRSPRALICIHSSLTKVIFIRIMACEIAKEAWDKQKDEFEGNNRVKSVKVLALKREFELLNMKDSDNMKEYSSKLMYIVNQIRILGENFLDQKVVKNIMVGLPNKFE, from the coding sequence ATGGCACCAGAAAATCAACCAACAACGGGTCCTCCAATTTTCTTGAGGGAGAATTACCATATTTGGGCTATTAAAATGAAGGCTTATTTGAAGGCTCTCAACTTGTGGGATGTTATTGAGAGAGGAGAACTTGATGTCCAGCTATTGACAAACAACCCAACTCTCAATGATACCAAAAAGCATGATGAGTTGGTGACTAGATCTCCAAGAGCTCTCATTTGCATACATTCAAGCCTTACGAAAGTGATATTTATAAGGATTATGGCTTGTGAGATAGCCAAAGAAGCCTGGGATAAGCAAAAGGACGAGTTTGAAGGCAACAACAGAGTTAAGTCTGTTAAGGTCTTAGCTTTGAAGAGGGAGTTTGAGCTCTTAAATATGAAGGATTCGGATAATATGAAAGAATACTCTTCCAAGCTGATGTATATTGTGAACCAAATAAGGATACTTGGTGAAAACTTTTTAGATCAGAAAGTTGTTAAGAATATCATGGTCGGCCTTCCGAACaagtttgaataa